The following proteins come from a genomic window of Stigmatopora nigra isolate UIUO_SnigA chromosome 9, RoL_Snig_1.1, whole genome shotgun sequence:
- the fabp6 gene encoding gastrotropin produces MAFAGRWETETQEGYDEFCKLLGIPADVIEKGRDYKLITEITQDGNDFTWSQIYPTNAKVTNKFTIGKESDMETIGGKKFKATVHMEGGKLCVTFPNYHHTSEISGGKLIEISSAGSVMLKRTSKKH; encoded by the exons ATGGCCTTCGCTGGACGATGGGAAACTGAAACCCAGGAGGGTTATGATGAATTTTGCAAGTTGCTCG GTATTCCTGCTGATGTCATTGAGAAGGGCCGTGACTACAAGCTGATCACAGAGATTACCCAAGATGGAAACGACTTCACCTGGTCTCAGATCTATCCCACAAATGCCAAAGTGACCAACAAATTCACAATAGGCAAGGAAAGCGACATGGAGACCATTGGTGGAAAGAAGTTCAAG GCCACAGTGCATATGGAGGGAGGCAAGCTGTGTGTCACCTTCCCCAACTACCACCACACCTCTGAGATCAGCGGAGGAAAACTCATTGAG ATCTCTAGTGCTGGGTCTGTCATGCTGAAGAGAACCAGTAAGAAGCATTAA
- the elovl8a gene encoding ELOVL fatty acid elongase 8a isoform X1, with protein MEGLKEPTIWQKAVLNYQKILDNGDKRIENWLLVYDPVPVCFIILCYLVIVWAGPKLMAKKKPINLRIVLIVYNFTMVCLSAYMFYEFTVASWMANYSLLCQPVDYSNSQLAMRMASVCWLFYISKYVEFSDTMFFILRKKNGQLTFLHVYHHSTMILNCWLGLKYTPGGQSFMAGLLNSLVHVAMYLYYGLAAFGPRMTKYLWWKHYLTSLQLLQFFLVTLHTVYNLFADCDYPDALNLVVLIYALSLIALFSHFYYHSYLKSKTNEQRKWKNFSFSC; from the exons ATGGAG GGTTTAAAGGAACCTACAATTTGGCAAAAGGCCGTATTGAATTACCAGAAAATTCTGGACAATGGAG ATAAAAGGATAGAAAACTGGCTGCTGGTCTACGATCCTGTTCCAGTCTGCTTTATAATTTTGTGCTATCTGGTCATTGTTTGGGCCGGGCCAAAGCTAATGGCAAAGAAGAAGCCAATCAACCTCAGAATTGTCTTAATTGTTTACAATTTCACAATGGTCTGCCTGTCAGCATACATGTTCTATGAG TTTACTGTAGCTTCCTGGATGGCTAACTACAGTCTGTTGTGTCAACCAGTCGATTACAGCAACAGTCAACTGGCCATGAGG atGGCTAGCGTGTGCTGGCTGTTTTACATCTCCAAATATGTAGAGTTCAGTGACACA ATGTTTTTCATACTGAGGAAAAAGAATGGACAGCTGACCTTCCTCCATGTCTACCATCACAGTACCATGATTTTGAACTGTTGGTTAGGATTAAAGTACACACCAGGTGGCCAGT CTTTCATGGCGGGCCTTCTCAACTCCCTGGTTCATGTGGCAATGTATCTCTACTATGGTCTCGCAGCGTTTGGACCACGTATGACCAAATATCTCTGGTGGAAACACTATCTCACATCCCTACAGCTG CTTCAATTTTTCCTGGTAACCCTTCATACCGTTTACAACTTGTTCGCTGACTGTGACTACCCTGATGCCTTGAACTTGGTTGTGTTAATCTACGCTCTCAGCCTCATCGCACTCTTCAGTCATTTTTACTACCACAGCTACCTCAAGTCAAAGACCAATGAACAAAGAAAATGGAAGAA CTTCAGTTTTTCCTGCTAA
- the elovl8a gene encoding ELOVL fatty acid elongase 8a isoform X2: MEGLKEPTIWQKAVLNYQKILDNGDKRIENWLLVYDPVPVCFIILCYLVIVWAGPKLMAKKKPINLRIVLIVYNFTMVCLSAYMFYEFTVASWMANYSLLCQPVDYSNSQLAMRMASVCWLFYISKYVEFSDTMFFILRKKNGQLTFLHVYHHSTMILNCWLGLKYTPGGQSFMAGLLNSLVHVAMYLYYGLAAFGPRMTKYLWWKHYLTSLQLLQFFLLTIHTAYNLLADCDYPDALNMIGFIYALSLIILFIKFYYRSYITTKTNDLGKSKV; this comes from the exons ATGGAG GGTTTAAAGGAACCTACAATTTGGCAAAAGGCCGTATTGAATTACCAGAAAATTCTGGACAATGGAG ATAAAAGGATAGAAAACTGGCTGCTGGTCTACGATCCTGTTCCAGTCTGCTTTATAATTTTGTGCTATCTGGTCATTGTTTGGGCCGGGCCAAAGCTAATGGCAAAGAAGAAGCCAATCAACCTCAGAATTGTCTTAATTGTTTACAATTTCACAATGGTCTGCCTGTCAGCATACATGTTCTATGAG TTTACTGTAGCTTCCTGGATGGCTAACTACAGTCTGTTGTGTCAACCAGTCGATTACAGCAACAGTCAACTGGCCATGAGG atGGCTAGCGTGTGCTGGCTGTTTTACATCTCCAAATATGTAGAGTTCAGTGACACA ATGTTTTTCATACTGAGGAAAAAGAATGGACAGCTGACCTTCCTCCATGTCTACCATCACAGTACCATGATTTTGAACTGTTGGTTAGGATTAAAGTACACACCAGGTGGCCAGT CTTTCATGGCGGGCCTTCTCAACTCCCTGGTTCATGTGGCAATGTATCTCTACTATGGTCTCGCAGCGTTTGGACCACGTATGACCAAATATCTCTGGTGGAAACACTATCTCACATCCCTACAGCTG CTTCAGTTTTTCCTGCTAACCATTCACACCGCTTACAACTTGCTTGCTGACTGTGACTACCCTGACGCCTTGAACATGATTGGGTTCATCTACGCTCTCAGCCTCATCATACTCTTCATTAAATTTTATTACCGCAGCTACATCACAACAAAGACAAATGACCTCGGAAAATCTAAGGtgtga